A single region of the Stigmatopora argus isolate UIUO_Sarg chromosome 6, RoL_Sarg_1.0, whole genome shotgun sequence genome encodes:
- the LOC144075443 gene encoding aminoacylase-1A-like codes for MLPDKEDCPCGAHMSPAGEEPSVSLFREYLRLKTVHPEPDYDAALRFLDKVAVELGLPMKKIEVCPGKVVSIMTWQGTNPNLKSVLLNSHTDVVPVFQEHWKYDAFSAFKDPEGNIYGRGSQDMKCVTIQYIQAVRWLKASGQELLRTVHLMFVPDEEVGGKKGMEAFVRHPDFQKLNIGFALDEGLANPGNAFTVFYGERNPWWITIHCPGSPGHGSRFVENTAAEKLRHIINSFLGFREKEKHRLDTSQCFTLGDVTTVNMTMVKGGVAYNVIPAEMDVSFDLRIPPTVNLQEFEKVIQGWCKEAGDDVTYEFAQKHMNQNITSTQESDPWWSAFSQACREMDIKLEKEIFPAATDSRFIRAVGIPAIGFSPMNQTPILLHDHNEYLNEQVFLKGIDVYKKLIPALANVAVTPSDC; via the exons ATGCTACCTGACAAAGAAGACTGCCCCTGTGGGGCACACATGTCTCCCGCAGGAGAAGAGCCTTCTGTCAGCCTATTCAGAGAATACCTCCGCCTCAAGACAGTCCACCCTGAACCAGACTATG ATGCTGCTCTGAGATTTCTAGACAAAGTTGCAGTGGAACTTGGATTGCCCATGAAGAAGATAGAG GTATGCCCAGGCAAAGTTGTGTCCATTATGACCTGGCAAGGAACCAATCCCAACTTGAAATCTGTTTTATTGAATTCCCACACAGATGTTGTGCCAGTTTTCCAG GAGCATTGGAAATATGATGCTTTCAGTGCTTTCAAAGATCCAGAAGGCAACATTTATGGCCGCGGCTCCCAGGACATGAAATGTGTGACAATACA GTACATTCAGGCTGTGAGATGGCTGAAGGCTTCGGGACAGGAATTGTTGCGTACTGTGCACttaatgtttgttcccg ATGAGGAGGTTGGAGGTAAAAAAGGCATGGAAGCATTTGTTCGGCACCCAGACTTCCAGAAGTTAAACATTGGCTTTGCCCTGGATGAAG GTCTGGCCAACCCTGGTAATGCCTTCACTGTCTTTTATGGGGAAAGGAATCCCTGGT GGATTACCATCCACTGTCCAGGCAGTCCTGGTCATGGCTCGAGGTTTGTGGAGAACACAGCGGCTGAGAAGCTG CGCCATATCATCAACTCATTCCTGGGTTTTAGAGAGAAGGAGAAACACAG GCTCGACACCAGTCAGTGTTTTACACTAGGTGACGTCACCACAGTCAATATGACAATGGTGAAAGGGGGTGTGGCCTACAATGTAATTCCAGCTGAAATGGATGTCAGCTTTGACCTAAGGATACCGCCAACAGTAAATCTACAG GAATTTGAGAAGGTGATCCAGGGTTGGTGTAAGGAAGCAGGAGATGATGTCACATATGAATTTGCTCAG AAACACATGAACCAAAACATTACATCCACGCAAGAGAGTGATCCCTGGTGGAGTGCCTTCAGCCAAGCCTGCAGAGAAAT GGATATCAAACTGGAAAAAGAGATATTTCCTGCTGCTACAGACAGCCGTTTCATTCGAGCT GTGGGTATTCCAGCCATTGGATTCTCACCGATGAATCAGACGCCAATCCTGCTGCATGACCACAATGAATATCTGAACGAACAAGTCTTCCTGAAAGGCATTGATGTATACAAAAAGCTCATTCCAGCTCTTGCCAACGTAGCTGTCACTCCATCTGACTGTTAA